From one Triticum urartu cultivar G1812 chromosome 3, Tu2.1, whole genome shotgun sequence genomic stretch:
- the LOC125544732 gene encoding probable acyl-[acyl-carrier-protein]--UDP-N-acetylglucosamine O-acyltransferase, mitochondrial isoform X1 — MAAAAASRAAGRLLSPRLLIASRHLQASASEGSARDASTSFIHPAAVVHPDAAIGQGVTIGPFCTVGASARIGDACQLHTGSHVTGHTELGEGCVVHTGAILGADLPGRTIIGENNVIGNYAVVGVKCQDLKYKPGDECFLRIGNNNEIREYCSIHRSSKPCDCTVIGDNNLIMGSCHVAHDCKIGSNNIFANNTLFGGHVIVEDCTHTAGAVVVHQFCHIGSFSFLGGGSVVAQDVPRYTMVAGDRAELRGLNLEGLRRNGFSDQEVRSLRKAYRKVFMPASSSQSNFEDRLAELEREIELLESPSVSYMVESIRTSFDQGRRGICKFRSWNIS, encoded by the exons atggccgccgccgccgcctctcgcgcCGCCGGCCGCCTCCTTTCCCCCCGTCTCCTCATCGCCTCGCGCCATCTCCAAGCAA GTGCCTCGGAGGGATCGGCGAGGGATGCGTCCACGAGCTTCATCCACCccgccgccgtcgtccaccccgaCGCCGCCATCGGCCAG GGTGTCACAATAGGCCCATTTTGCACCGTGGGGGCTTCAGCGAGGATCGGTGATGCTTGTCAGTTACATACAGGGAGTCATGTCACGGGACACACCGAGCTAGGAGAAGGATGTGTTGTTCACAC TGGTGCTATTCTTGGTGCAGATCTACCTGGACGAACAATTATTGGGGAAAATAATGTAATTGGGAACTATGCTGTGGTTGGTGTTAAGTGCCAAGATCTCAAATATAAG CCAGGAGATGAATGCTTTCTACGCATTGGTAACAACAATGAGATCAGAGAGTACTGCTCTATTCACCGATCTTCTAAACCTTGTGACTGCACG GTTATTGGTGACAATAATCTCATAATGGGGTCCTGCCATGTAGCACATGACTGCAAGATTGGCAGCAATAACATCTTTGCTAATAATACTCTATTTGGTGGCCATGTTATTGTTGAA GACTGCACTCATACTGCTGGGGCTGTCGTTGTCCATCAATTTTGTCACATTGGATCATTCTCATTTCTAGGCGGAGGCTCTGTG GTTGCACAAGATGTTCCAAGATACACAATGGTTGCAGGTGATAGAGCAGAGCTTCGTGGTCTGAATCTTGAAGGTCTCAGGCGCAACGGTTTCTCAGACCAAGAG GTACGGAGCCTAAGGAAAGCATATAGGAAAGTATTTATGCCAGCCAGTAGTTCCCAGAGTAACTTTGAAGACCGACTCGCTGAACTG GAACGGGAAATTGAGCTATTGGAATCTCCCTCTGTATCCTATATGGTGGAATCTATTCGCACCTCATTTGACCAAGGACGTCGTGGAATTTGCAAATTCAGAAGTTGGAACATCTCATAA
- the LOC125544732 gene encoding probable acyl-[acyl-carrier-protein]--UDP-N-acetylglucosamine O-acyltransferase, mitochondrial isoform X2 — protein sequence MAAAAASRAAGRLLSPRLLIASRHLQASASEGSARDASTSFIHPAAVVHPDAAIGQGVTIGPFCTVGASARIGDACQLHTGSHVTGHTELGEGCVVHTGAILGADLPGRTIIGENNVIGNYAVVGVKCQDLKYKPGDECFLRIGNNNEIREYCSIHRSSKPCDCTVIGDNNLIMGSCHVAHDCKIGSNNIFANNTLFGGHVIVEDCTHTAGAVVVHQFCHIGSFSFLGGGSVVAQDVPRYTMVAGDRAELRGLNLEGLRRNGFSDQEIVMDSS from the exons atggccgccgccgccgcctctcgcgcCGCCGGCCGCCTCCTTTCCCCCCGTCTCCTCATCGCCTCGCGCCATCTCCAAGCAA GTGCCTCGGAGGGATCGGCGAGGGATGCGTCCACGAGCTTCATCCACCccgccgccgtcgtccaccccgaCGCCGCCATCGGCCAG GGTGTCACAATAGGCCCATTTTGCACCGTGGGGGCTTCAGCGAGGATCGGTGATGCTTGTCAGTTACATACAGGGAGTCATGTCACGGGACACACCGAGCTAGGAGAAGGATGTGTTGTTCACAC TGGTGCTATTCTTGGTGCAGATCTACCTGGACGAACAATTATTGGGGAAAATAATGTAATTGGGAACTATGCTGTGGTTGGTGTTAAGTGCCAAGATCTCAAATATAAG CCAGGAGATGAATGCTTTCTACGCATTGGTAACAACAATGAGATCAGAGAGTACTGCTCTATTCACCGATCTTCTAAACCTTGTGACTGCACG GTTATTGGTGACAATAATCTCATAATGGGGTCCTGCCATGTAGCACATGACTGCAAGATTGGCAGCAATAACATCTTTGCTAATAATACTCTATTTGGTGGCCATGTTATTGTTGAA GACTGCACTCATACTGCTGGGGCTGTCGTTGTCCATCAATTTTGTCACATTGGATCATTCTCATTTCTAGGCGGAGGCTCTGTG GTTGCACAAGATGTTCCAAGATACACAATGGTTGCAGGTGATAGAGCAGAGCTTCGTGGTCTGAATCTTGAAGGTCTCAGGCGCAACGGTTTCTCAGACCAAGAG ATTGTTATGGATTCTTCATAA